A genome region from Cognatishimia activa includes the following:
- a CDS encoding SPFH domain-containing protein, translating into MGIFDFLTGEFIDVIHWVDDTRDTMVWRFEREGHEIKYGAKLTVREGQAAVFVHEGQLADVFTPGLYMLETNNMPIMTTLQHWDHGFKSPFKSEIYFVNTTRFNDLKWGTKNPIMARDPEFGPVRLRSYGTYSIRVTDPARFLTEIVGTDGEFTMDEISFQIRNIIVQEFSKVIAGSGIPVLDMAANTGEFGKIVAEAIDPVVAQYGLSIPELYIENISLPPAVEAALDDRTSRGIAGNLNDHMKWKAAEALGQGGMAGGAMEAGMGAALGMQMGAMATGATNSGPWGAAGQATAPSAAAPAPPPPPVEHVWHIAENGQTSGPFSKARLGRMAEEGGLTRETYVWTAGQDGWKKAEDVAELAQLFTIMPPPPPPGA; encoded by the coding sequence ATGGGTATTTTTGATTTTCTGACCGGAGAGTTTATCGACGTCATCCATTGGGTCGATGACACGCGCGACACGATGGTCTGGCGGTTTGAACGCGAGGGCCACGAGATCAAATATGGCGCCAAGCTGACGGTCCGCGAAGGCCAGGCCGCCGTCTTTGTGCATGAAGGGCAATTGGCGGATGTGTTCACGCCTGGTCTTTATATGCTTGAGACCAACAACATGCCGATCATGACCACGTTGCAGCATTGGGATCACGGCTTCAAAAGCCCTTTCAAATCCGAGATCTACTTCGTCAACACAACACGTTTTAACGACCTGAAATGGGGCACCAAAAACCCGATAATGGCGCGGGATCCGGAATTTGGGCCGGTGCGTCTGCGCTCCTATGGCACCTATTCGATTCGCGTGACTGACCCTGCGCGTTTCCTGACCGAGATCGTTGGGACCGATGGTGAATTCACCATGGACGAGATCTCTTTCCAGATCCGCAACATCATCGTGCAGGAGTTCTCGAAGGTCATCGCGGGCTCGGGTATTCCGGTTTTGGATATGGCGGCGAATACGGGCGAATTTGGCAAGATCGTTGCTGAGGCGATTGATCCTGTGGTTGCGCAATACGGGCTGTCGATCCCTGAACTTTATATTGAAAACATTAGCTTACCGCCTGCTGTTGAAGCGGCTCTCGACGACCGCACCTCGCGTGGTATCGCGGGTAACCTCAATGACCACATGAAATGGAAAGCCGCCGAAGCCCTGGGTCAAGGCGGCATGGCAGGTGGTGCAATGGAAGCCGGCATGGGCGCAGCACTTGGCATGCAGATGGGCGCGATGGCGACCGGTGCCACAAATTCCGGACCTTGGGGTGCGGCGGGTCAGGCGACGGCGCCTTCTGCGGCGGCACCGGCCCCGCCGCCTCCGCCCGTGGAGCATGTGTGGCACATTGCGGAAAATGGGCAGACCTCCGGGCCGTTTTCCAAGGCGCGCCTCGGACGTATGGCCGAAGAAGGCGGGCTGACGCGCGAGACCTATGTTTGGACGGCAGGCCAAGACGGCTGGAAAAAGGCCGAAGACGTGGCCGAGCTCGCGCAGCTTTTCACCATCATGCCGCCACCGCCTCCACCGGGCGCATAA
- a CDS encoding TFIIB-type zinc finger domain-containing protein — MQDTPPPPPAAPATPSSQHRFPCDNCGADFRFDPAASKLVCDHCGNESQIDEVGPWKGSIKELDFRRAIENQLPAQEIEETRVSKCPNCAAQVEFDSVTHSKECPFCATPVVTDTGTHRHIKPRGVLPFHLNERSAHKAMEDWLGKLWFAPNGLQEYARKGRKMDGIYVPYWTFDADTKSSYRGERGTEYRVNRTVTRNGKTETISEVKVRWRAVSGRVARFFDDVLVLASRSLPKKYTDALAPWDLAALEPYRPEFLAGFRAEAYAVELDEGFVEARAHMDRVILRDVKFDIGGDRQRVHDVDTTISDVTFKHILLPVWMAAYKYRGETYRFVVNGRTGRVQGERPWSAWKIGFAVVLGLIFAGVIGYFVAQNQ; from the coding sequence ATGCAGGACACCCCTCCCCCACCGCCCGCTGCACCGGCCACGCCGAGCAGCCAGCACCGTTTTCCTTGCGACAATTGCGGAGCGGATTTTCGGTTTGATCCGGCGGCCTCGAAACTGGTCTGTGACCATTGCGGCAATGAAAGCCAGATCGACGAGGTCGGGCCGTGGAAAGGTTCGATCAAGGAACTGGATTTCCGCCGCGCGATCGAGAACCAGCTGCCCGCGCAAGAGATCGAAGAAACGCGGGTCTCCAAATGCCCGAACTGCGCCGCACAGGTGGAATTTGACTCGGTCACCCATTCCAAGGAATGCCCGTTTTGCGCCACACCCGTGGTCACCGACACCGGCACGCACCGTCATATCAAACCCCGTGGCGTGCTGCCGTTTCACCTGAACGAGCGTTCCGCCCACAAGGCGATGGAAGACTGGCTTGGTAAATTGTGGTTTGCCCCCAATGGCTTGCAGGAATACGCACGCAAGGGTCGCAAGATGGACGGCATCTATGTGCCCTATTGGACCTTTGATGCAGACACGAAATCCAGCTATCGCGGCGAGCGCGGCACCGAGTATCGCGTCAACCGCACTGTGACGCGCAATGGCAAGACCGAGACCATCAGCGAGGTCAAAGTCCGCTGGCGCGCAGTCTCGGGTCGCGTGGCGCGGTTTTTTGACGATGTGCTTGTGCTGGCGTCGCGAAGCCTGCCCAAGAAATACACCGATGCGCTTGCGCCTTGGGACCTGGCCGCGTTGGAGCCATACCGCCCGGAGTTCCTCGCCGGTTTCCGCGCCGAAGCCTATGCGGTGGAGCTGGATGAAGGCTTTGTTGAGGCCCGCGCCCATATGGACCGCGTGATCCTGCGGGACGTGAAATTTGACATCGGCGGGGATCGCCAGCGTGTGCATGACGTGGACACCACGATCTCGGATGTGACGTTCAAACATATCCTGCTGCCAGTCTGGATGGCTGCCTATAAATATCGCGGCGAGACCTATCGCTTTGTCGTGAACGGCCGCACCGGACGGGTTCAGGGCGAGCGGCCTTGGTCCGCCTGGAAGATCGGCTTTGCCGTTGTTTTGGGGCTGATTTTTGCGGGTGTAATCGGCTATTTTGTGGCGCAAAATCAATAA
- a CDS encoding DUF2927 domain-containing protein yields the protein MRVFKRITAFALMAGLAACQLVPVAQPVPPSTSAPQGPKQSLKSADMARYYQRVESDLLVRGLLRVDGGGPDTPYTSAMLARNFEKVTFYDEHTIGTRVQRGTGQERLLSRWDQPVRINVEYGPSVSDEIRAQDTAMIREYAGRLSRITGHPISAGRLRPNFHILVIGEDDKSAMTARIRALLPSLSASALAQIISPPRATHCLVVVSHAEGPAPRILSAVAVVRAEHPDLLRRSCYHEEIAQGLGIVNDSPFARPSIFNDDDEFALLTSHDEALLAMLYDPRLRIGMSAAEARPIVQTLAREKMGDGAET from the coding sequence GTGCGTGTTTTCAAACGCATAACGGCTTTTGCCCTCATGGCAGGCCTCGCGGCCTGTCAGCTCGTTCCGGTTGCGCAACCGGTGCCGCCATCCACTTCTGCACCTCAGGGCCCGAAACAAAGCCTCAAGAGTGCGGATATGGCGCGCTATTACCAGCGCGTGGAAAGTGACCTTCTGGTACGCGGCCTCTTGCGGGTCGATGGTGGCGGGCCGGATACGCCTTATACCTCAGCCATGCTTGCCCGAAACTTCGAGAAGGTGACGTTTTATGACGAACACACCATTGGAACGCGGGTGCAGCGTGGCACGGGTCAGGAACGGCTGCTGAGCCGCTGGGATCAACCGGTGCGCATCAATGTCGAATATGGCCCGAGCGTCAGTGACGAGATCCGCGCCCAGGATACGGCAATGATCCGCGAATACGCGGGACGCCTGTCTCGCATCACAGGCCATCCGATCTCTGCGGGCCGCTTGCGTCCGAATTTCCATATTCTCGTGATCGGCGAAGACGACAAAAGCGCCATGACGGCGCGCATTCGCGCCCTGCTGCCCAGCCTGAGTGCTTCGGCGCTGGCCCAGATCATTTCTCCGCCGCGCGCCACACATTGTTTGGTGGTCGTCAGCCACGCCGAAGGCCCTGCCCCTCGTATCCTATCGGCCGTCGCCGTTGTGCGTGCAGAACACCCTGATTTGCTGCGCCGCTCCTGCTATCACGAGGAAATCGCGCAAGGGCTGGGCATCGTGAACGACAGCCCCTTTGCGCGGCCGTCTATTTTCAACGATGACGACGAGTTCGCCCTGCTCACCAGCCATGACGAAGCGCTCTTGGCTATGCTATATGACCCTCGGTTGCGCATCGGCATGAGTGCAGCCGAGGCCCGACCAATCGTTCAAACCCTCGCCCGCGAAAAAATGGGCGACGGGGCCGAAACCTAA
- a CDS encoding toxic anion resistance protein, with protein MSDTVRQKAEAALAEVEAINAVILPEPAQSTEIVPLEQADKATSAEITKRIAELDMSDTNSIVSFGSAAQAELQTISQSMLDGVRNKDVGPAGDSLRDIVTTIRGFSVSELDTRRKTSFWEKLLGRAAPFAKFTARFEEVQGQIDRITDNLLDHEHTLMKDIKSLDLLYEKTLNFYDELALYIAAGEAKIADLDANDIPAKEAAVEAAEEKDKVMVAQELRDLRAARDDLERRVHDLKLTRQVTMQSLPSIRLVQENDKSLVTKINSTLVNTVPLWETQLAQAVTIQRSAEAAAAVRDANDLTNELLTANAANLRESNKMIREEMERGVFDIEAVKQANADLIGTIEESLQIADEGKAKRAEAEEELKKMESELRETLAAAKAKKTGLGDTVGTSAG; from the coding sequence ATGTCTGACACTGTTCGTCAAAAAGCCGAGGCCGCGCTGGCCGAAGTCGAAGCTATCAACGCCGTGATCCTGCCGGAACCCGCACAGTCAACCGAGATTGTGCCGCTGGAACAGGCCGATAAAGCGACCTCTGCAGAGATCACCAAACGCATCGCGGAACTCGACATGAGCGACACGAATTCCATCGTGTCCTTCGGCTCTGCCGCACAGGCGGAATTGCAGACCATCAGCCAATCCATGCTGGACGGTGTGCGCAACAAGGACGTAGGCCCTGCGGGTGACAGCCTGCGCGATATCGTGACGACGATCCGTGGGTTCTCTGTCAGCGAACTCGACACACGCCGCAAGACCAGTTTCTGGGAGAAACTGTTGGGCCGCGCCGCGCCATTTGCGAAATTCACCGCACGGTTTGAAGAAGTCCAAGGCCAGATCGACCGGATCACCGACAACCTTCTGGATCACGAGCACACGCTGATGAAGGACATCAAGTCCCTCGATCTGCTCTATGAAAAGACGCTGAACTTCTATGACGAGCTGGCGCTGTATATTGCCGCTGGCGAAGCCAAGATCGCGGATCTGGATGCCAATGACATTCCCGCGAAAGAGGCTGCGGTCGAGGCCGCTGAGGAAAAAGACAAGGTCATGGTGGCGCAGGAATTGCGCGACCTGCGCGCCGCGCGCGATGATCTGGAACGCCGGGTGCACGATCTGAAACTGACCCGTCAGGTGACGATGCAGTCCCTGCCCTCGATCCGTCTGGTGCAGGAAAACGATAAATCCTTGGTCACCAAGATCAACTCGACTTTGGTCAACACCGTGCCGCTTTGGGAAACCCAACTGGCGCAGGCGGTGACTATTCAACGCTCGGCTGAGGCCGCCGCTGCGGTGCGTGACGCCAATGACCTGACCAACGAGCTTCTGACCGCCAACGCCGCGAACCTGCGCGAGAGCAACAAGATGATCCGCGAGGAAATGGAACGCGGTGTCTTTGATATCGAGGCGGTGAAACAGGCGAATGCGGACCTGATCGGCACGATTGAGGAAAGCCTGCAGATCGCGGACGAAGGCAAAGCCAAACGTGCCGAAGCCGAGGAAGAGCTGAAAAAGATGGAATCCGAACTGCGCGAGACCCTTGCGGCGGCTAAGGCCAAAAAGACTGGCTTGGGCGACACCGTCGGGACTTCTGCTGGCTAA
- the dtd gene encoding D-aminoacyl-tRNA deacylase: MRALIQRVSEASVRVDGEVVGEIGQGLLVLICAMRGDSEAEAVKLAGKISKLRIFQDEAGKMNKSVLDIGGSALVVSQFTLAADTKSGNRPGFSTACGPEEGNRFYEFFADQLAKTGIPVAKGRFGADMKVSLLNDGPVTIWMDTDQWS; encoded by the coding sequence ATGCGAGCTTTGATCCAGCGGGTCTCTGAGGCCTCTGTTCGAGTGGACGGTGAAGTTGTTGGCGAGATTGGCCAAGGCCTCTTGGTGCTGATCTGCGCGATGCGCGGGGATAGCGAGGCTGAAGCCGTGAAGCTGGCCGGAAAAATCAGCAAACTGCGGATTTTTCAGGATGAGGCAGGCAAGATGAACAAGTCTGTTCTGGATATTGGCGGATCTGCTTTGGTGGTTAGCCAGTTTACCCTCGCGGCAGACACCAAAAGCGGCAATCGGCCCGGGTTTTCAACTGCGTGCGGGCCAGAGGAAGGCAATAGATTCTATGAGTTCTTTGCCGACCAACTAGCCAAAACAGGCATACCTGTCGCCAAAGGGCGCTTTGGGGCGGATATGAAGGTCTCTCTGCTAAACGACGGCCCCGTGACGATCTGGATGGACACCGATCAATGGTCGTAG